One genomic region from Macrobrachium rosenbergii isolate ZJJX-2024 chromosome 1, ASM4041242v1, whole genome shotgun sequence encodes:
- the LOC136841094 gene encoding bifunctional lysine-specific demethylase and histidyl-hydroxylase NO66-like — MNVTEDMAFEASRRTSVTEDVEFVNITEDMDFVDVTDDVEFVDVTEDVEFEDITEDMFEDVTEDMEFEDVAENVEFVDVTEDMEFVDVTKDVEFVDVTEDVEFEDVTKDVFKDVTEDLEFEDVMKDMEFQDIIEDVFEDVMNDVEFEDVTEDLEFVDVTGDVEFEDVTEDVEFVFCLLGLGNWICPL; from the coding sequence ATGAACGTCACGGAGGACATGGCATTTGAGGCGTCACGTAGGACAagcgtcacggaggacgtggaatttgtcaACATCACGGAGGATATGGATTTTGTGGATGTCACGGACGATGTGGAATTtgtggacgtcacggaggacgtggaatttgaggacatcaCGGAGGACATGTTTGAGGACGTTAcagaggacatggaatttgaggatgtcGCAGAGAATGTTGAATTTGTGGACGTCACAGAGGACATGGAATTTGtggacgtcacgaaggacgtggaatttgtggacgtcacggaggacgtggaatttgaggatgtcaCGAAGGATGTGTTTAAGGATGTCACGGAGGATTTGGAATTTGAGGATGTCATGAAGGACATGGAATTTCAGGACATCATAGAGGACGTGTTTGAGGATGTCATGAACgatgtggaatttgaggacgtcacagaggacttggaatttgtggacgtcacgggggatgtggaatttgaggacgtcacggaggatgtggaatttgtattttgtctcttaggacttggaaattggatttgtccccTGTGA